A window of the Cystobacter fuscus genome harbors these coding sequences:
- a CDS encoding PaaI family thioesterase has product MTSPLPSPKTTRHLQDMEKMLRGETPPPPIARLLGLLLTSVEPGRVVMELDASARHANPMGTLHGGVICDLADLAMGAAMSTTLEDEESFTTLDLTTKFLKPIWNARLRATGRVVKRTRTLGLIECEVEDDKGSLVAKVFSTCMVLRGDEARGR; this is encoded by the coding sequence ATGACCAGTCCACTCCCCTCCCCCAAGACCACGCGGCACCTCCAGGACATGGAGAAGATGCTCCGGGGAGAAACGCCCCCTCCACCGATCGCTCGACTCCTGGGGCTGCTGCTCACCAGCGTCGAGCCAGGCCGCGTCGTCATGGAGCTGGACGCCTCGGCGCGCCATGCCAATCCCATGGGGACGCTGCATGGGGGAGTGATCTGCGACCTGGCCGATCTGGCGATGGGCGCGGCCATGTCCACGACGCTCGAGGACGAGGAGAGCTTCACCACGCTCGATCTCACGACGAAGTTCCTCAAGCCCATCTGGAACGCGCGCCTTCGCGCGACCGGGCGCGTGGTCAAGCGGACGCGAACGCTCGGGCTGATCGAGTGCGAGGTCGAGGACGACAAGGGCAGCCTCGTGGCCAAGGTGTTCAGCACGTGCATGGTCCTGCGAGGAGACGAGGCCCGCGGGCGGTGA
- a CDS encoding transposase, whose translation MTHRTPAVLHFHPTFPVHLTSDAPHTSSDGGALLPRLMDERLGLTSKLAGCIPDARDPARVVHSRLERVRQRVYQMALGYEDCNDAQALRHDPALQVACDLMPHSGSPLSSQPTLCRLENAVDGPRCSCARPPGRDGLGHLGVIVVIGPATLTMRGRRRRLRLRAFAPPIWLGVPHPIL comes from the coding sequence ATGACACACCGTACTCCAGCCGTCCTCCACTTTCATCCCACTTTTCCGGTCCACCTCACGAGCGACGCACCACACACCTCCAGCGATGGGGGAGCGCTGTTGCCGAGGCTGATGGATGAGCGGCTGGGCCTCACCAGCAAGCTGGCCGGGTGCATCCCCGACGCACGCGACCCGGCGCGGGTGGTGCACTCGCGTCTGGAGCGGGTGCGCCAGCGCGTCTACCAGATGGCCCTGGGCTACGAAGACTGCAACGACGCGCAAGCCCTGCGTCATGACCCGGCCCTCCAGGTGGCGTGCGACCTGATGCCGCACAGCGGCTCGCCCCTGTCCTCGCAGCCCACGCTCTGCCGCCTGGAGAACGCCGTGGACGGGCCCCGCTGCTCCTGCGCACGGCCACCTGGCCGAGACGGCCTCGGACATCTAGGAGTGATCGTGGTCATCGGGCCAGCGACCCTCACAATGCGCGGGCGGCGGAGACGGCTGAGACTCCGGGCATTTGCCCCCCCTATATGGTTGGGCGTCCCGCATCCTATCCTTTAG